The genomic DNA agcagtgataacattacactgatgaggaaAACTAGAGGGAATAGGAGCaaaaaaatcagaagcagaaggagagagagatccACGATCATCATCCGTTAGGGGATGATTTTTCGTAGAATAAAAAGCAAatgaaacttgggaatcggtagaaattcctttgagtttcaaaccagGATTAACTgtgggatgaagatgaggagaatCGTTAAGGGATTCATCGACATCTTTATCTTTACGACGGAGTCCTTCTGAGGTCATTGAACtcgcaaaagaattccttcgtttgttaatcaacaggggacgttcaattctgtttgaatatcccaaatcagcaaaattgattttaacagatccatccatgtattgttggatgtaatcaagaaaacgagcatcacgcaaacaaagcaaaacagaagcattaataccgagtcgagtcaatgacttgactgcaacttggacagaaccaatatgcaaaaatCTGTATTTTTTAGCAAGAGCATTGTTAACAAAACGCTTGCtgaacaaggtaatagtctgaTTATTACCCGAGACCGGAAAGgtctgttcaacagttttgacagaatattgaattttaaaagaagattgaaaCCAAGTAGTATTGTAAACATCCCTAGCGTCCAGCTTGGGAATGTTCCACTTACTATgttatgccttttggtttgaaaaatgcccCGAGTGAGTTCCAGAATATCATGAACGATATCTTCAACCCATTCAGTCATTTCACTATTGTTTACATTGATGATGTCCTTGTTTTCTCAAAGTccattgatgaacactggaaacatttgaaatcgttTCTAGAAACTATTCGATATAACGGGCTTGTTGTTTCTgccaaaaagatcaaactcttccaagataaaatcagatttcttgggtttgatatTTCTAAAGGTCAAATTCGTCCTATTGACAGGGCAATTCAATTTGCTGATAAATTCCCCGATGTCATCACTGAGAAATCACAGCTTCAAAGATTTCTTGGTTCTCTGAATTATATTGCTGATTTCTACAAGGATTtgagaaaacattgtaaacctttatTTGAAAGGTTGCAAGACAGTCCTCCCCCTTGGACTGATATCCATACCTCTCTTGTCAAAGATATCAAACTCCATGTCAAGACTCTCCCATGTCTAGGCATCCCTTCTGATAATTCTTTCAAGATTGTTGATATTGACGCCTCCGATATTGGCTTTGGAGGTATCCTGAAACAGGTTGTTTCATCAGAATCTAACCCAGAATCTtctgaacaaattgttcgattccatTCTGGATCTTGGAATTCTGCGCagattaattatagtactattaagaaagaaatacttTCTGTTGTCTTGTGCATTACCAAATTTCAGTCTGATTTGctcaatcaaaaatttcttttgcgAATCGATTGTAAATCTGCCaagtatattttgaaaaaagatgttgaaaacattgcatcaaaacagatttttgccagatggcaagctattttaagtgtttttgattttgatattgaatacatcaaaggctCCAACAATTCAATACCTGATTTTCTTACCCGTGAATTCTTGCAGTGCCACAATGGCCAGCaacaagggaaaggaaaaggttaacTCTGTTTTAAAACCTTGTCCCTCCATCCCACTTGATCAGATTCCCCTTGATTTCCTTGGTGAACCTGTAACCCCCTCCAATGAAAATGGGTTGAAGATTTGGTTGTTTTGCTCTATCACTTCATGTGTTTTTGGGAAATCCCCACTTATTGTCCAGTCAGATTCTTCTGCCTTTCATGGTTATATTCCTTTTGCTTCAGATTCCCAAACGGAATCCAGCTCCCAACCTGGTTCTCAGACGGAACCAAGTTCTAATCCCATTGTCTTATCTTTCCCATGGGTTACTCTTCCATTTTcacaatatttgttttcttctcagGATCTCTCCAGGACTCCGGGACAGTTAGCCTTTAATTATTTCCCTGCTCATTTTCATTGGATTCCTGAGCATCCTCTGAAAGATTTATCATTTTTCACTGATATTCtaatcaaaaccaaatccatcAAATTCAGGAATATTCCCAAGAAAGACAACCCTTTAACGGCTGTTGGGACTATTGCCTATATTGTCAAATTCATTTCTGTTGAAGAATGGGGTTCTCACCCATCTCAACTCCTTCCATCTACTAATTCCCCAGTTTGTTTCTCATATTATGACTATGTCAATGCCTGGTTTCGCTTTATGCTTTACCAGAATCCCGAGTCCAAACATTTCTGGTTCATTACTTTCATTGAAGATTTCAATTGCCTGCTTCCCCCTTGGTTCAAACATTGGTGGGATTATTTTGGCCTAACAATTGATGTTCTTCCTGATCCTCTTGTTTATGCTTTTCACCTATTCTCTTCTCATGTTGCCTGTAAAGGCTTTATTGCCCATTACAACCCTATTTTTTCTCCCATGCTTTATTTCGCCAGAGAATTCAGAATTCCTTGGTTTCTCAAATGGAAATATACcagaaatcaagaaaaaattgaaagacgCTGGTTTCAATGCAAAACTTGGACAATGTCTCCAAAAATTGGTCCCATTGTTAAAAAAGTTGAGCTTATAACTCGCAGATATGATGCCATAGTGCCATACTCTACACCAACTCCTCCTCCTGTCCCCCTTCCATTGTTCCTAATGCTTCCCCATTGCCATTTTCATCTGTTGCCCTAACCAACAGATTTACTCCTTTTAATCCTGGTTCCCAGGTTTCCTACTCCAGCACTCTTGCTGCTCCCTATGATCCCTTTGCGGATCCTTCTCAGAAACCTTCCATAAAATACGACCGAACGTCGTCAGAATACATGACCCTTCCCTActcccaaaatttgttttttgttgagTTAAATCGGGTTTCCACTTCCCTTACCCCCGGAGATATTGCCGTCTCCTAttttcccccaaactttcattggatccctgagCATCCTTCGAAAAATTTGGCTTATTATTCTGCTATCCTGAAACAAACAGGTTCTGTTTTCTTCAAGGCCATCCCTGATAAGATTAACCCCCAGAAAACAGTTTACCACAGTGTTTATTTCAAGAAAGTTATTTTGGAAAAGGAATGGGGTAATCACCCTTCTGCTTCCAGGTCCCTTAACGGGTTCAACATCCcttgtaattattatgattacgtGGAtgcttattttaaatttctgcTTCATCAAACCTCGAAATTTGAACATTCTTGGTTTGTCAGTTTTGATAAAGAGTTCTATGGTATCCTTCCACTTTGGTTCTCTAggtggtggaaccaatttggttgTCTCCCTGATATTCTCCCCCTTCAACTTGTTGATGCCTTTCAATTATTTAAAGGTCATtacaaagttgattcttatggAGCTAAGTTTTCCACTATGCTCCATTTTGTTAAAAAGTTCAAGATTCCTTGGATTCTGAGATGGGTTTCTCAGCGGTGAATGGGTTGAAGATATCGTTCATGTCTTTGAACTTAGAGGGGAGGTGATAATAGATGCAGGAAATAAACAAATGTAAATCAAAGCAGTAGAACCGACCAAGATGGCGgtatgacaattgtataatcaaaataaacaactgaATTTAAAAGCAGTTGATAAAACTTAAACTCAGAAAACAGATAATCGTTATAGATTATATGATAAAAACCTTTACAGGAGTAAGCGTTAGGACTTACTGAAGTAATggatagagaagaagaagaagaatctgaagggGAAGGGCTGGAGGATAGAGTGTCTCAAGGAACCTCTCAAATaacctctgccttacaatgggggaggggagcccgttatataggctgagCAAAAGAAACAACagtaaattacaatcatgagccgcGTTCATGCGGTCAAAAGCAAACAGTAAAAGTAAACAGTAGAGGCACGTCTGGCGCTAGTCTGAACAGTGAAAGCATCAATCTGAAACAGTAgttgtcggcactgtagtgtcggcagacaaatctTGGATAGTGAGTAAACAGTGCATctgaacagtgattttgcacagtaactccaAGTAGAAATGAACAGTGATCCGTCTAGGATCAAGGAGAACTAAAGTCTTTGAAACCAGCCGTCATGAGTTGGCTTCTGTTGAACTGATCAAATCTGGCCGTTATGGAGCCAGTTCTTGGGAAAAACCTGAGAAAACTAGCCATCTGAGAGGCTAGATAAAACTGAAAATTGAGGGCCGTTAGGGACCCAATCAATCACATGTCTTCAACCCCTAGGTAGGGATAGTAGTCCTGTGAGTCTTCAAAATAAGGTGGAACCTGGATGGGTTTCTCAGCGGATGGTTTAGACGTCTCGTCTTCATCATCGTCTAAGTTTTCCAGGGCAGCAAGCAGGGCTTCaactatttctttcttcttggaagaattCTTCTTTGAAGAATTTGAAGAAGCCGAATGGGAGGAAGCAGgggaactttctttttctcgttTTGGAGAGGAGAAAGCACTGGGGGGAATCAACAAATTGGACAGGGCAGACGCCTTTGGGGCAGGAAGGGCCTTGGGAGCGTGAGCCATGTTTTTAACAGCAAGAACAATGGAATCatttagtgagcatttatcccaccatttgatataCCAATGTCTTTGAATTTTGTCCTCTGAGAAACCCGAGACCGGAAGAAAACAGTTGAATTGGTGTTTCAACTGTCAAGTTTGGTTCTGATGTTCAGTTCCAATTtgtttccaaatttgaaattgacaTTAATAGGTTGATTAATAGGTTTTCAGGATTAGAGTCTGATGAGCACCCTACTCCCATTAGGACTTTATCTTGTTTAAACACTTCCCCTAACGGTCGTGTTTTACCTACTGTTCATACCTACACCCAGCACATGGCACATATTATTATAACTGTTTTACtttgcatcaaaataattttaaaattattttgtaatattttaaagatttttgcatctttatttctgatttctttccttttgaaattttgcagtgccaccatggcAAGCATAAGGAGgcaaggaatatatatatatagtgtttgtTTGTGTGCAAACGCGGCCTAAGATTAATGTTTAGTGTTTGATTGTGTGCAAACTTAACTAATGAAGCTGttcttatgacaaaaaaaagaaaaaaaaaaaaaaaaactaataatagcttaaatatgcatattttctctattaaaataaaaggttaaataccttttaGCTCCATGTAGTTTagctactttattttttgccccctcAGTTTTAAATCGTATCATAAATGGTACCTGGGTTATGaataaaaactgaaatagtACTTCCGTTAGTTTGCCGTTAAACAAATTAATGGAAAATCACGTCACTGCCAAATAGACACGTCTGACTGGACAAAATAATTGCcacataataaaaaacaaaataattgccCAACTTATTTCCTACctgtcaattaaaaaaaaaaaaagaaagaaggaaatcTAATACAGTGGTTTTCCCCAAATTCAAGACCATTCAgaatctcttaaaaaaaaaaaaagaaaagaaaagaaaagaaaaaacccttcAGAAACCTAATTTTCTCTCCCgctgctctccctccctcgctcacCCTCTCACTCACTCCGGCACGTCTCCAGCCACCGACGaagctctccctccctccctcgctcTTGTATCTGTCACTCCGGCTCAAGGTTTCGACCACTCTCTCTTGCCGCTGCTTTTCCTCCACCGGCGAAGCTCTCCTAATGCTGATAATGTTAATGTTTTAAGTAGTCAAAGCCCATTCTCTAAAGCAAAAGAGGTATGTCCAGTGTCCTTTTTTCGAGCCTCTAAAGAATAAAGTTATTGAAGGTTGGGGGGAAAGTACTGATTTTGAGCCACTTATATATCGTTGATAGGGAGAGAGATGTTAGCTGTATATGGATGATTTTGTAGTAATCTACTGCATGTGATATTGTCGGTTGTTAGGCAAACAATAAAGTGTCTACTTCCTTCCCATAGAATACtttattggatttttgtttagttGGTTGTCCACATCCACTAATATTgaacttttataaataatttattccatgtgtctttttttttttttttgaaaggaatttATTCCATGTGTCATAAGtgttaaaaacttttgttgttatCTTGAATTTTGGGTTTAGTGTTGTCAGGTTTTTAGTTGGTTTTCAATTGGTTTTCAGTTGTTAATAATTGCTCCCTTTGATGCTGCATTTAGTCGTGGATCCCCATGATACTTGGGTTGATGTTAACTATGTCACTGTGGCTGcaatttagggtttttgggtgcccaaaaatactctttatatatatatatatacccaatttATCATAACAGTAATGGCTGCAACTACACATGTATCTTGTGTTTTGTTAATACATGCATTTGTCTAAACGACACACGTTTACTGTCATTATACAGAAAATGGCTGCAACCCTTATTGATCTCGCCATATATATACCCAATTTATCATAACAGTAATGGCTGCAACTACACATGTATTTTGtggagtattttgtgttttgttaatACATGCATTTGTCTAAACTACACATGTTTATTGTCATTATACAGAAATGACTGCAACTCTTATTGATCTCGCCATTTACCATCATGGATCCTTGAGTGGACCGCGTATGGAATATCTAGGAGGTGAAGTGATGACTGTAGAAGAGTTGGATGCGGACCTACTATGCTTTTCAGATATTGCCAACATATTGGAATTATACTTGGGGTACAAATACAACAATCTTCCTACTTTGTACTACAAGTTTGATGACGAGAGCAATGAGTATGTACATATATTTAGTGAAGACGAAGATATCGTCACCAGGCTAAAACAAGTGGGTAATGGTAGGAGAAACAAATTGCACATATTTGTCGACCATGTTGAACCAGCCCCGATTGAAGTATTAGAACCCTTGCTGATGCTTTCTCAGTCACCTACTCAAAAAGATGTTGAACAAGAGACTCCACAAGAGGCTGCCCAGGAAGTTGCACAAGAGCCTTCACAAGAGGCTACAAAGGTGCATGATGCAGATAAAAAGGTGAACAAGGAAAAggtgactaaaaaaaaaaatgcagcatAATGAGGAGGAAGATGATATTGTACAAGATGAGGCAGAGAAGAGTGAACTAAGTGATTTTGAAGTAACTGATGGTGAGGAGGAAGACATTTTCTTACACAAGTATGATGAATGTATACGTGATGCTAGAGAAGCATCAACGAAATGGTTTCAGACATGGGATGAATCATCCAAATCTAAGGTGGTGGGGGATAATATGTATGATCCAGATGAGGACCCTGCAGAGAGTGATGGCTTTTGGAGCCTAGATAGTGAGGGTGACGACAGTGAAGGTGAACCAAGACGTGTTAGGAGGAGGTATCCTGAATGGAGGGAAATTACTGACTTGAAAGAGAAGGTAGAGTTAAAAATTGGGATGAAGTTTGTTGACCCCACTCAGTTTAAGGAAGTATTGAAACTGTTCGCAGTTCAAAACGGTTTTGACTACATTTACTTGCGAAATGATAAAGCGCTGGTAACCGCCGCTTGTAAGACAAAGTGTGGGTGGAGAATACATGCATCTTGGATGAATGCCATTAAATATTTCCAGATCAAGACTTTCATTAAAGAGCATAATTGTGGCAGTCACTACTACAACAAGAGGGCAACAATAAAGTGGGCTGCACACCGATACATGGACAATGTTCGGGACCAACCAGATTTGAAAGCAAGTGCATTAAAGGAAATGATCCGTAGGGATTATAATGTTGAGCTAAGTTTGCTAAGTTGTCACCGAGCGAAGAAGATGGCATTGGATATTCTATTAGGAAGACAAGGTGAACAATATAAACATATACGAGAGTTTGCAGGTGCGTTAATCGAATGGAATCCTGGCACATCAGCTTATATAGCACATAATGGAATGTTCTTCCAACGGATGTATGTTTCACTAGCAGCTTGTAAGCGGGGCTTCTTGGATGGGTGTAGGCCCATGATTTGTGTAGATGCTTGTTTTTTAAAGAGCCGGTATGGTGGCCAGCTGCATGCAGCCATTGCAAGAGATGCAAATGATGACATTTACCCAATAGCATTTGCTGTATGTGAGTGCGAAGATAGACATACATGGACATGGTTTCTAAAACTTTTGTTGGATGATATTGGTTATCCGCGAGAACGCATGTGGTCATTCATGTCCGATCGACAAAAGGTACAAATTAATGGAAATTATATTTGCCAATGGTGTAATAAAGTTGTTGAGTTTTATTATTACAACTATGAtgaattttaacatgtttttttttatttgttttgttattgaTACAGGGGCTGCTTGAAGCCATGGAGAATTTGATGCCTGGCCTGGAGCATAGATTTTGCTTGAGACACTTACATGCAAACTTCAAAAGAATAGGGTACAAGGGTAAGGCCTTCAAGGATGCTTTGTGGGGTGCAGCTCAGGCAGCTAATGTGTTACAATTCAACCACTACCTATCGGTCATTAGAGGTATGGATGAAGGTGCATTCAATTACATTAACAAAATAGACCCTCGGATGTGGTCAAGGCATGCCTTTAGAGATAATAGTTGCAGTGATATTTTACTTAACAATACTGCTGAGTGTTTTAATGCATGGGTCTTGGAAGCAAGAGATAAGCCTATTATGACCTGTATGGATACAATAAGGCGGCTACTAATGCATAGGTTCAATCAAAAAAGGGCTGGagcagaaacttcaaaaaatgtgatttgCCCTAAGATTATGAAGAAATTGGATAAAAACAAGTCAGctgtgacaatcctaagtccctttagagtATTTGTAGTTGActcgtagtttttttttttaaaaaaaaagggttggcttaggttaacaatgagaatggacaaattaaaaatatataataatattaataataataataataatgatgataataataagtaaataaaataaaagagtaaaatataaataatagtaatatatatatggaaagccTAGGcaccaacttaaaaaaaataaaaaaaaaataaaaaaaaccctaagctcctcAAAACCTATTTTCTACCTCTTTTCTAAAGCCTATATAATGACATGGAACAAACTCTTGCCGCACaccaagaaaggaagagagaaaggaagaaaaaaaaaaaaagaaaaaagaattttcccTGCCGCTCACCTTTTTCTCCTCACGTCACTCTCCCTATTGTGCGTCAGGTATGGTTTTGCCTCACATGTTgtttcattcttcttcttatatatatatatatatatatactgaattGAGAGCATAAGTGTTTTGTCAAATTATTTTACCTTGGTTGCCGCGGTGGCCCTAGTAGTGGGAAAGAGATTTGTCTCTGTTTTACTCCTTCAATGcagctcatatatatatatatgcgatttgaaggatttatattatatatacatgaatatTTTAGTATAGTGATATATACCTTGGAATCATTATAACAGGCTTGAACAACGATGTACATATATTTGGAAATATATTGAACAATCAAATATATGTACATCTGATTgttcaatatatttataatgattcaaggtatatatatatatatatatagtagtactTTAAAATCTATCAATACATATATAGATTCaagttgttcatatatatagttttgacggaggtatattatatatacacatggtaaagttatatatatatacatagcatGCTGACgggcgtgtatatatatatatggtattcaaGTTgttcacctatatatatagatggggtAGTGggcagtgtatatatatatatatatatagtatggaagaacttaaagtatatatatataaaggagtactactaaataaaataaattctgaaaattttatgagaaaatatacctaaatacctaagtaagttcattctcaattgattagcaagccaactcataatagtagtagaatgttttgttgtggcgtgtatgagggtagtaatgtgtttgtatttccttcaggagattagttagcagtcaaaggaaaattttactgcagtcaagaggtaagtgaatttgtTATCCCttctataaaaatgatcatgtcatgctatttatgcaattttgttttcaattgcaaatgattattttgtttatattatgaaattttgctacatgcatgacaagtttgagaaaaagaaatattgtgaaaatagtgatgttataaagagaattttgagacaatgatcataaaccctcctacatgttgccctagagaagtacaagaaatgagaaaagagtgttataaaatgagggcacatgtagggaggagtgtatttttggcccaagagaaacaagagagaagctcggtaccgatgctaaggatggaggcgcaaccgctgaaggaggctctgccagaaggtggttccatcatagttttattttttgccatgctgagtgcacccagagttaatcggctggccaggggacggggctgcggccacagtatctcatcccaggtcgcaaggaccgcgcaaccctagtatatgggggtaacagtatacatgggccctagtatgagataaagactatcataaattttattgatgaaaatatattttatttgctttctgttttctttaaaaatatactgggaacatatgtagttatgagttccatttttcaaaacgggacaaggagtaaaactgctcatggttgtggatttcacttactgggccccctttgggctcatcagtttttatttcttgtttcatgtggtgaccaggctgcactaggaggccggaatgggggtggacgtatttaggatttcttatgatttcatattagtcaagttaataagtgcgttggcacagttttctttcagagattgatagatttattttaataagggtctctatctcgttgtgagacatatttatgttaaacaagaatatttcagtttagttattatttctagacatgatattctagactttcatgcattcattgttatactagtattgttagttgataaaccttatggatctttgcgagtaaaagaatcattaacaaacctaaccttaacgggctggggatgttacattaGCTGCAAGAAACTATATTTCTCGATGGAGTAATAAGTTACAATTTGAGGTAGATCATAGTCATGAACCTAGGAGGGTTGTAGATCTAGGGAGGAAAACATGTGGATGTGGTAGGTGGCAACTCAATGGAATTCCATGCCCTCATGCATGTTGTGCAATTTATGCACATAGGCATGTCCCTGAGAGTTATGTTAGTAAGTGGTATCTAATGGACACTTATAAGAAGTCATATGCCTCAGATATTATTCCGATACCCGGAGCTAATGCGTGGCCTGTTGACCATGATGTGGAGCCTATACTACCACCTATACCAAAGAAACAATGTGGTAGGCCAAAAAAGctgagaagaagaggagaggaTGAAAATGAACCTAACGAAAGCATCAAAGTGACTCGTCAGGGATATGATGTACGTTGTGGAAACTGTGGTCAGAAGGGTCACAATGCTAGGAGCTGCCGCCAACctgacaattcaaataaaaagaagtgGCCAAAAAGGATTGTGAAGAAAGAGCCTAACATAACTAATGTGGTGAGTTGtttcataaaatattaatttaatactTCATGCGGTgagtcatttatttatttatttatgaaattgtttgtttatatgGTGTGGTAGGGGGGATCGTCAGAGGCGGGACAACCCGCAACCACAGTTCACAACACACGCCCAATTAGCCAACCAACCGGGTGAGTAATTATATTAACTCGATTCTTTTGATGCTTAAATATATAATGTAAATTACACAACTTGATGCTTTTGTGCCTTGAACAGACATCATTAGGCTCAATGGACATCCCTCAATCATTTACACAACCAAGCAAAAACAGGAAAAGGTCCACTAAGAAACAATCTGGGGATAATGCTTCAAgttgattgtattttttttttttttcgtgaagtttttatgttttgaggaTGAATGTGAATGAAATTAGTGATATTCTTCTTCTGTGTTGCAGGTTGGAGGAACAGGATCACGTTTAGGGTAATATAGTGCAACTCCGTAGGGATATGAAAACCATCCAAAAGTCATCCTAAATCATATTTTGGAATGTTTAAAAGGGACTTAGAAACAAACAATGTTGAATTTTTTGGATCATTATGGATGTAAGGTTACTGTTGCAATGATACTTTTGCTATTACTTTTAGATGTAACTTTTGGATTAATGTTATAATTACTTAGTTTGTCTTCAATTACATGATGTCTACAATTACATGATGTATATGTGTTGCTTATGATTTTAGTTTTTGGGTAATGAGCAACTCTAAAGGGTTGTTTGAGGCAGAAAAGTAATGTATTTTATGTAGTTAAGTAATGTATAATTACAAATGCCTTTTGCTATCAGAATGAGAAAGTTGGTGGGACAAAAATGCAACCCTTAGCAAGGCATGCTATTAACCTTACATAAGTAGGTGGGACAAAAGTCACTCTTTGACTTCAGAAAATTCCTCAGTATTCAGTGGTGttctttgtctttctttgtttgaaggtgtttcttttcaaaattatttctagTTTGCTGACTTATGCGGTTGTCTTTTGGCAATTGTATCTTAAATCTATATAATCTTTTGTAGTTGTCATATGCGGGCTCGCTAGCAGTTGCAAGCATCATTGTGATGGAGGTGTTCTAAATGGCTATAAACAAGTGACCCAATAGAGATAATTCTTTGCGTGGTTTTTAGTATATAATTCCATTACATACGTCAAAGTACATAATTATACAATGGTCATTTAGTAAGTGCAACACAAATAacaaacaacaccaaaaaccatgaaaacaacaaaagattATTGTATCTTATTCACAAAGGAGtacatgatatatatacatgaaggAGACGTTAAATGTCTACAAGTAATGTGCTGTCAATTACAGATTTTACAGACACAAAATTCTAGTCTAATTTTCTTACAGAGTGTGAGTTGCCTTCCTTGTTTGTGTCACAGTCCTATTTTACCGACACAAAATTCTAGTCTAATTTTCTTGCAGAGTGTGAGTTGCCTTGTTTGTGTCACAGTCCTTTGCTAAGATGATTTCCTTCTTAGTAATGGATCTTTCCTTGCAAGGCTTATTTAATTTGTATGTGATTTGATCCCTGGGTGGCAGCATCGTATCTTTCAAATCCTTGCTACGAATCCTTGGGTTGCAAATGATAATGCAAAATTATAGTAAATTGCACCTGAAAATTGATAAGCTATTTTCTCAtggaaatttcatcaaacatatagaatgcaaaaacataaacacaaagaatcaaccttttttttttttt from Corylus avellana chromosome ca6, CavTom2PMs-1.0 includes the following:
- the LOC132185257 gene encoding uncharacterized protein LOC132185257, yielding MTATLIDLAIYHHGSLSGPRMEYLGGEVMTVEELDADLLCFSDIANILELYLGYKYNNLPTLYYKFDDESNEYVHIFSEDEDIVTRLKQVGNGRRNKLHIFVDHVEPAPIEVLEPLLMLSQSPTQKDVEQETPQEAAQEVAQEPSQEATKHNEEEDDIVQDEAEKSELSDFEVTDGEEEDIFLHKYDECIRDAREASTKWFQTWDESSKSKVVGDNMYDPDEDPAESDGFWSLDSEGDDSEGEPRRVRRRYPEWREITDLKEKVELKIGMKFVDPTQFKEVLKLFAVQNGFDYIYLRNDKALVTAACKTKCGWRIHASWMNAIKYFQIKTFIKEHNCGSHYYNKRATIKWAAHRYMDNVRDQPDLKASALKEMIRRDYNVELSLLSCHRAKKMALDILLGRQGEQYKHIREFAGALIEWNPGTSAYIAHNGMFFQRMYVSLAACKRGFLDGCRPMICVDACFLKSRYGGQLHAAIARDANDDIYPIAFAVCECEDRHTWTWFLKLLLDDIGYPRERMWSFMSDRQKGLLEAMENLMPGLEHRFCLRHLHANFKRIGYKGKAFKDALWGAAQAANVLQFNHYLSVIRGMDEGAFNYINKIDPRMWSRHAFRDNSCSDILLNNTAECFNAWVLEARDKPIMTCMDTIRRLLMHRFNQKRAGAETSKNVICPKIMKKLDKNKSAVTILSPFRVFVVDS